In Myxococcus stipitatus, the following are encoded in one genomic region:
- a CDS encoding ATP-binding protein, which translates to MSWKEARGMEMDVAGPGDDGYEGRLAPHTMSPSPPLILNVDADAGTRALTSRMLGLAGFQVREAGSGEEALALADEHTDLVILEVRLPDIRGREVCRRLKTSPRTRGVLVLQLSAQAVEPGDPALEARHGADGYLATPVEPEELVAQVQALLRLRRAEREVHTLSMEVARQRQLLDMAMASAADPIALYDATGRLLFANQAALVFAARGAHDVLAPVLSLEEQEAKDPSLAPFFRLMDVALRTGEVQRGAFTVPTPEGPRHFDFTLSPTLGADGGVAALMATARDVTQARGEEEFREQFIGMLGHDLRNPLNALSMSAQQLKRKGNLDERQAALTERILTSADRMNRMIRQLLDFARARLGGGVPVVSSACDVFDVARRTVEEMRASHPGRNVMLEVLGEGAGAWDGDRLEQAFSNLLANALKYSPVDSPVRMWGEGREREVVLRVHNGGPPIPPEDLPHVFAAWRRGSRAVQHEPGTPSGLGLGLYITRQILLAHGGEVAVESNASSGTTFTVRLPRG; encoded by the coding sequence TTGTCCTGGAAGGAAGCACGCGGGATGGAGATGGATGTGGCGGGGCCTGGGGACGACGGCTACGAAGGGCGCCTGGCCCCGCACACCATGAGTCCTTCTCCTCCGCTGATTCTCAATGTCGATGCCGATGCGGGCACCCGCGCGCTGACCAGCCGGATGCTGGGGCTCGCGGGCTTCCAGGTGCGGGAGGCCGGCTCCGGCGAGGAGGCCCTGGCCCTGGCGGATGAGCACACGGACCTGGTCATCCTCGAGGTCCGTCTCCCGGACATCCGAGGACGGGAGGTGTGCCGTCGGTTGAAGACGTCGCCGCGCACTCGCGGTGTGCTCGTCCTCCAGTTGTCCGCGCAGGCCGTGGAGCCGGGGGACCCGGCGCTCGAGGCCCGGCATGGCGCGGATGGCTATCTGGCGACCCCCGTGGAGCCGGAGGAACTGGTCGCGCAGGTCCAGGCGCTCTTGCGGCTCCGGCGGGCCGAGCGCGAGGTGCACACGCTGTCCATGGAAGTGGCGCGTCAACGCCAGTTGCTGGACATGGCCATGGCCTCCGCGGCGGACCCCATCGCCCTCTATGACGCCACCGGGCGGCTGCTCTTCGCGAACCAGGCCGCGCTCGTGTTCGCCGCGCGAGGCGCTCACGATGTCCTGGCCCCCGTCCTCTCGCTGGAGGAACAGGAGGCGAAGGACCCGTCCCTGGCGCCCTTCTTCCGGTTGATGGACGTGGCGCTGCGCACCGGCGAGGTGCAGCGCGGCGCCTTCACCGTGCCGACGCCCGAGGGCCCTCGCCACTTCGACTTCACGCTGTCGCCCACGCTGGGCGCGGATGGGGGCGTGGCCGCGTTGATGGCCACCGCGCGCGACGTCACCCAGGCGCGAGGCGAGGAGGAGTTCCGCGAGCAGTTCATCGGCATGTTGGGCCATGACCTGCGCAATCCGCTCAACGCGCTGTCCATGTCCGCGCAGCAGCTCAAGCGCAAGGGCAACCTGGACGAGCGTCAGGCGGCGCTCACCGAGCGCATCCTCACCAGCGCGGACCGGATGAACCGGATGATTCGCCAGCTCCTGGACTTCGCGCGAGCGAGGCTGGGCGGTGGTGTCCCGGTGGTGTCGTCCGCGTGTGATGTGTTCGACGTCGCCCGCCGCACGGTGGAGGAGATGCGCGCCAGCCATCCGGGGCGGAACGTGATGTTGGAGGTGCTCGGCGAAGGGGCGGGCGCATGGGATGGGGACCGGCTGGAGCAGGCGTTCAGCAACCTGCTGGCGAACGCGCTCAAGTACAGCCCGGTGGACAGCCCGGTGCGGATGTGGGGCGAAGGTCGCGAGAGGGAGGTGGTGCTTCGCGTCCACAACGGGGGCCCGCCGATTCCACCTGAGGACTTGCCGCACGTCTTCGCCGCCTGGCGCAGGGGCTCTCGCGCCGTGCAGCACGAGCCGGGGACTCCGTCGGGTTTGGGGTTGGGGCTCTACATCACGCGGCAGATTCTCCTGGCCCATGGGGGCGAGGTGGCGGTGGAGTCCAACGCGTCGAGCGGGACGACCTTCACCGTGAGACTGCCTCGGGGCTGA